One Methylobacterium sp. 77 DNA window includes the following coding sequences:
- the nusB gene encoding transcription antitermination factor NusB, whose product MAKTIERSGARLTVVQALYEMEISEKGVIEAVAEFETFWIGREIEGIEQPPAEIAFFRDLLRGVVEEQRSIDPQLDKALSQGWPLKRIEAVLRAILRAGAYELMFRKDVPARAAISEYVDVAHSFYAGDEPGMVNAVLDKVAREVRGSEFIGLPGSGRA is encoded by the coding sequence ATGGCCAAGACGATCGAGCGCAGCGGCGCACGCCTCACCGTGGTGCAGGCACTCTACGAGATGGAAATTTCCGAGAAGGGCGTGATCGAGGCGGTGGCCGAGTTCGAGACCTTCTGGATCGGCCGTGAGATCGAGGGAATCGAGCAGCCTCCCGCCGAGATCGCGTTCTTCCGCGACCTCCTGCGCGGCGTGGTCGAGGAGCAGCGGTCCATCGATCCGCAATTGGACAAGGCCCTGTCCCAGGGTTGGCCCCTCAAGCGCATCGAGGCGGTGTTGCGCGCGATCCTGCGCGCCGGGGCCTACGAGCTGATGTTCCGCAAGGACGTGCCGGCCCGTGCCGCGATCTCGGAATATGTCGACGTCGCCCACAGCTTCTATGCCGGCGACGAGCCGGGCATGGTCAACGCCGTCCTCGACAAGGTCGCCCGCGAGGTCCGCGGCTCGGAATTTATCGGGCTGCCCGGCTCCGGTCGCGCTTGA
- the thiL gene encoding thiamine-phosphate kinase, producing MPGARSSEDGLIARYFAPLAGHGADGLRDDAATLTPSPGCDLVLTADAIVAGVHYLPDDPPASIARKALGVNLSDLAAKGATPRGFLLTLALPDDWTEDWLAGFTAGLGEAATAFACPLLGGDTVRAAGPALIGVTALGEVPSGGMVRRMTARIGDILCVSGTIGDAALGLPLLNGPRPEWDERIGPDARGFLIDRYRHPRPRLALAPILRRHARAAMDVSDGLAGDLTKMLAGEGRSAEIGLSDVPLSDAARAVIASEPRLLDTALTGGDDYEILCAVAPDRVEDLLAEAYAADIPLARIGTVVAGDDPPAFRRPDGSEHAFAARSFSHF from the coding sequence ATGCCGGGCGCCCGCTCCAGCGAAGACGGGCTGATCGCGCGCTATTTCGCGCCGCTGGCCGGACACGGCGCCGACGGGTTGCGGGACGACGCCGCCACCCTGACGCCGAGCCCCGGCTGCGATCTCGTCCTGACCGCCGACGCCATCGTCGCGGGCGTGCATTACCTGCCGGACGATCCGCCGGCCTCGATCGCGCGCAAGGCCCTCGGGGTGAATCTGTCCGATCTCGCGGCGAAGGGGGCGACGCCGCGCGGCTTCCTCCTCACCCTCGCACTGCCCGATGACTGGACCGAAGACTGGCTCGCCGGCTTCACCGCCGGGCTCGGCGAGGCCGCGACGGCGTTCGCATGTCCGCTGCTGGGCGGCGACACTGTCCGCGCGGCCGGACCGGCCCTCATCGGGGTCACGGCTCTGGGCGAAGTGCCGAGCGGCGGCATGGTCCGCCGAATGACGGCGCGGATCGGCGATATCCTCTGCGTCAGCGGCACGATCGGTGACGCAGCCCTCGGCCTGCCGCTCCTGAACGGCCCCAGGCCGGAATGGGACGAGCGTATCGGCCCGGATGCGCGGGGCTTCCTCATCGACCGGTACCGCCATCCCCGCCCGCGCCTCGCCCTAGCCCCGATCCTACGGCGCCATGCGCGAGCCGCCATGGACGTCTCGGACGGGCTGGCCGGCGATCTGACGAAGATGCTGGCGGGCGAGGGCCGCAGCGCGGAGATCGGATTGTCCGACGTGCCGCTCTCGGATGCCGCCCGCGCCGTCATCGCGAGCGAACCCCGGCTTCTCGACACGGCGCTGACCGGAGGTGACGATTACGAGATCCTCTGTGCCGTGGCGCCGGATCGGGTCGAGGATCTCCTCGCCGAGGCGTACGCAGCCGATATCCCGCTCGCCCGGATCGGAACCGTCGTCGCCGGCGACGATCCCCCGGCCTTTCGCAGGCCGGACGGCAGCGAGCATGCCTTCGCAGCGCGATCCTTCAGCCACTTCTAG
- a CDS encoding MoxR family ATPase — translation MTSGTTPAAATSLDDGIVATAEACLGQVGLAREAIHKVIFGQETVVDLALITILAGGHGLLVGLPGLAKTKLVETLGTVLGLDARRVQFTPDLMPSDILGTEILDEDQDRRRSFRFVRGPVFTQLLMADEINRASPRTQSALLQAMQENFVSVAGERHDLPRPFHVLATQNPIEQEGTYPLPEAQLDRFLLEIDVGYPDRAAERRILIETTGIADHAPQAVMSTDALLTAQRLVRRLPVGDAVVDAILDLVRSARPEGGDPSLKGKLLWGPGPRASQALTLAVRARALIEGRVAPSIADVKALAEPVLKHRMALSFAARADGETIPGLVAQLAAKL, via the coding sequence ATGACTTCAGGCACCACCCCGGCTGCGGCCACCTCCCTCGACGACGGTATCGTCGCGACCGCGGAGGCGTGTCTCGGTCAGGTGGGACTGGCGCGCGAGGCGATCCACAAGGTCATCTTTGGCCAGGAGACGGTGGTCGACCTCGCCCTCATCACCATTCTCGCCGGCGGCCACGGCCTCCTCGTCGGCCTGCCGGGCCTCGCCAAGACCAAACTCGTGGAGACGCTCGGCACCGTGCTGGGTCTCGACGCCCGCCGGGTGCAGTTCACCCCCGACCTGATGCCCTCCGACATTCTCGGCACCGAGATCCTCGACGAGGATCAGGACCGCCGCCGCTCGTTCCGCTTCGTGCGCGGCCCGGTCTTCACGCAATTGCTGATGGCCGACGAGATCAATCGCGCCAGCCCGCGTACCCAATCGGCACTGCTGCAGGCGATGCAGGAGAATTTCGTCTCGGTGGCCGGCGAGCGCCACGACCTGCCGCGCCCGTTCCACGTACTGGCGACGCAGAATCCGATCGAGCAGGAGGGCACCTATCCGCTGCCCGAGGCACAGCTCGACCGCTTCCTTCTGGAGATCGACGTCGGCTATCCCGATCGCGCCGCCGAGCGCCGTATCCTGATCGAGACCACCGGCATCGCCGACCATGCTCCGCAGGCGGTGATGTCCACCGACGCCCTTCTCACCGCCCAGCGCCTGGTCCGGCGCCTGCCCGTGGGCGACGCGGTGGTGGATGCGATCCTCGACCTCGTCCGCTCGGCCCGCCCGGAAGGGGGCGATCCCTCCCTGAAAGGCAAGCTGCTCTGGGGTCCTGGCCCCCGCGCCAGCCAGGCGCTGACGCTGGCGGTGCGCGCCCGCGCGCTGATCGAGGGCCGCGTCGCGCCCTCCATCGCCGACGTGAAGGCGCTCGCCGAGCCCGTGCTCAAGCACCGCATGGCGCTCAGCTTTGCGGCGCGCGCCGATGGCGAGACCATCCCCGGTCTCGTCGCCCAATTGGCCGCGAAGCTCTAG
- the ribD gene encoding bifunctional diaminohydroxyphosphoribosylaminopyrimidine deaminase/5-amino-6-(5-phosphoribosylamino)uracil reductase RibD: MTASDTGGAADRRYMRLALALGRRNLGRTWPNPSVGAVMVAGPEGSERIVGQGVTAPGGRPHGEPIALDMAGEAARGATLYVTLEPCSHHGATPPCVDAIIAAGIARVVTAIEDPDPRVAGRGHARLTEAGLAVTRNILRDEAARDHRGHITRATKGRPSLHLKLARTQDGFAAGAPDERLRITGPIADGAVHLWRAHADAILVGIGTARADDPSLTVRLPGLSQHSPVRIVLDSTLRLSPASHLVRSARDIPTLVVTTRSAPIHARRMLASFGVETIQVDACSHGRIDLSAALANLAERGFTRLCCEGGPHLADSLAAADLVDVCTLITGPRAISGGGLPAVGEALNDRVHGPGFRVSETRAFGPDLSVTYERSV; the protein is encoded by the coding sequence ATGACCGCCTCAGATACGGGCGGCGCTGCGGATCGTCGCTACATGCGCCTCGCCCTGGCCTTGGGCCGGCGTAACCTTGGGCGCACCTGGCCCAACCCCTCCGTCGGCGCGGTGATGGTGGCGGGGCCCGAGGGCAGTGAGCGGATCGTCGGACAGGGCGTGACGGCGCCCGGCGGCCGCCCCCATGGCGAACCGATCGCGCTGGACATGGCCGGAGAGGCCGCGCGCGGCGCGACGCTCTACGTCACCCTCGAACCCTGCTCGCATCACGGCGCGACGCCCCCTTGCGTCGATGCCATCATCGCCGCCGGGATCGCGCGGGTCGTCACAGCCATCGAAGATCCCGATCCCCGCGTCGCGGGGAGGGGCCATGCGCGCCTCACCGAGGCCGGTCTCGCCGTGACGCGGAACATCCTGCGGGACGAGGCGGCGCGGGATCATCGCGGCCACATCACCCGCGCGACGAAGGGGCGTCCGAGCCTGCATCTCAAGCTCGCCCGGACGCAGGACGGCTTCGCGGCCGGCGCGCCCGACGAGCGCCTGCGCATCACCGGCCCCATCGCCGATGGTGCGGTTCATCTCTGGCGCGCCCACGCCGACGCGATCCTGGTCGGGATCGGCACCGCGCGCGCCGACGATCCTTCGCTGACGGTGCGGCTTCCCGGCCTGTCGCAGCATTCGCCCGTGCGCATCGTCCTCGATTCGACCCTGCGCCTGTCGCCCGCCTCCCATCTCGTGCGCAGCGCCCGCGATATCCCGACCCTGGTAGTGACGACCCGGTCGGCGCCCATCCATGCCAGGCGCATGCTGGCGTCGTTCGGTGTCGAGACCATCCAGGTCGATGCCTGCTCGCATGGCAGGATCGACCTGTCGGCCGCCCTCGCGAATCTGGCCGAGCGGGGCTTCACGCGCCTGTGCTGCGAAGGTGGGCCCCACCTTGCGGATTCGCTGGCGGCGGCCGATCTCGTGGATGTCTGCACCCTCATCACCGGCCCGCGTGCCATCAGCGGAGGCGGTCTTCCGGCCGTCGGCGAGGCCTTGAACGACCGCGTTCACGGACCCGGCTTCAGGGTGAGCGAGACCCGCGCCTTCGGACCCGACCTGTCCGTCACCTACGAACGGAGCGTCTAG
- a CDS encoding DUF1775 domain-containing protein, producing MKRILQAELAAALLVTLSTGAALSHAGLERREASPNSTYRGVVQINHGCNGEPTNRVSVTIPEGVIGAKPMPKPGWTLTTEKGPYAKAYPYYHGDISEGVKTITWSGGQLPDDQVDEFTFVARITDAFAPGATVYFPVEQDCAKGNYRWSEIPAPGQDSHALKSPAPGVSIVAAQAKAPSGTASASSGTIKAGDLTIDTPWMRATPGGATVAGGYVRITNTGAQADTLVSATIPLAASGSIHSMTMDGGVMKMASVEGGLVLKPGETVELKPGSYHLMFEGLKASPKVGESISGTLVFARAGSVPVTFAVAPIGAKTPIGAKAPIDAKAPSAPAAAEPAAGHHQH from the coding sequence ATGAAACGGATATTGCAGGCGGAGCTCGCCGCGGCGCTCCTCGTCACCCTTTCGACCGGTGCGGCCCTTTCCCATGCCGGGTTGGAGCGCAGGGAAGCCAGCCCGAATTCGACCTATCGCGGCGTGGTCCAGATCAACCACGGCTGCAACGGCGAGCCGACCAACCGGGTGAGCGTGACGATCCCCGAGGGTGTCATCGGCGCCAAGCCGATGCCGAAGCCCGGCTGGACCCTGACCACGGAGAAAGGCCCCTACGCCAAGGCCTATCCGTATTATCACGGCGACATTTCCGAAGGCGTGAAGACCATCACCTGGAGCGGTGGGCAGCTGCCCGACGATCAGGTCGACGAGTTCACCTTCGTCGCCCGGATCACCGATGCCTTCGCCCCCGGCGCGACCGTGTATTTCCCCGTCGAGCAAGATTGCGCGAAGGGCAATTACCGTTGGAGCGAGATCCCCGCTCCGGGCCAGGATTCGCACGCGCTGAAATCTCCCGCCCCGGGCGTCAGCATCGTCGCGGCGCAGGCCAAGGCTCCGTCGGGCACCGCATCCGCCTCATCGGGCACGATCAAGGCCGGTGACCTCACCATCGACACGCCGTGGATGCGCGCCACGCCCGGCGGCGCAACCGTGGCCGGCGGCTACGTGCGGATCACCAATACCGGCGCGCAGGCCGACACCCTGGTCTCCGCCACCATCCCGCTCGCAGCCTCGGGATCGATCCATTCCATGACCATGGATGGCGGCGTCATGAAGATGGCCTCGGTCGAAGGCGGTCTCGTGCTCAAGCCCGGCGAGACCGTGGAATTGAAGCCCGGCAGCTATCACCTGATGTTCGAGGGGCTGAAAGCGTCGCCCAAGGTCGGTGAATCGATCTCGGGAACGCTGGTCTTCGCGCGCGCCGGCAGCGTGCCGGTCACTTTCGCTGTCGCGCCCATCGGGGCCAAGACGCCGATCGGGGCCAAGGCGCCCATCGACGCCAAGGCGCCGAGCGCGCCCGCCGCGGCCGAACCGGCCGCCGGACATCACCAGCACTGA
- a CDS encoding L,D-transpeptidase family protein, translating into MLKQASTARTLGFALLAGAAAFAQTASAREAAGFSQAEWAQDYASPAAMQVQRSSTPILSPQTMAATEQMVERYKDIVARGGWRPVSGADRLRVGGKGPAVAALRARLAVTGDIDAASGSSGVYDSYVAAAVKRFQARHGLSQTGSMSMATQQAMNVSADIRLKQLEVNAVRLRSYSGNLGNRFVITNIPAALVQTVENGQVVTLHAAGVGKIDRQSPIMNTKATQINFNPFWTVPASIVKKDLIPKMQKDPNYLTENKIRIFTGETEISPASVNWNSDEGTRYRYRQDSGADFNSMGIVRINIPNPHGVFMHDTNSKGVYGDDFRFISSGCVRVQNVREYITWLLKDTPGWGRDQVEQAIESGKRVDATLSTPVPVYWTYITAWATPDGLVQFRDDIYKRDGVNVPSTLSGPTPVASAEPVQTFEPGDEEN; encoded by the coding sequence ATGCTGAAACAGGCTTCCACCGCTCGCACGCTGGGCTTCGCGCTTCTCGCCGGCGCCGCCGCGTTCGCCCAGACGGCCTCCGCCCGCGAGGCGGCCGGGTTCTCCCAGGCTGAATGGGCGCAGGATTACGCGTCGCCAGCGGCGATGCAGGTGCAGCGTTCCTCGACGCCGATCCTGTCGCCTCAGACGATGGCGGCCACCGAACAGATGGTCGAGCGCTACAAGGACATCGTCGCCCGCGGCGGATGGCGGCCCGTCTCCGGGGCGGATCGTCTGCGCGTCGGCGGCAAAGGCCCCGCCGTGGCGGCGCTTCGCGCCCGCCTCGCCGTGACCGGCGACATCGATGCGGCCTCGGGCAGCTCCGGCGTCTACGATTCCTACGTCGCCGCCGCGGTGAAGCGCTTCCAGGCCCGTCACGGCCTGAGCCAGACCGGCTCCATGAGCATGGCCACCCAGCAGGCCATGAACGTCTCGGCCGACATCCGCCTGAAGCAGCTCGAGGTGAACGCCGTCCGCCTGCGCTCCTATTCGGGCAACCTCGGCAACCGCTTCGTCATCACCAACATCCCCGCCGCCCTGGTCCAGACGGTGGAGAACGGCCAGGTCGTGACCCTGCACGCTGCCGGCGTCGGCAAGATCGACCGCCAGTCGCCGATCATGAACACCAAGGCGACGCAGATCAATTTCAACCCCTTCTGGACGGTCCCGGCTTCCATCGTGAAGAAGGACCTCATCCCCAAGATGCAGAAGGACCCGAACTACCTCACCGAGAACAAGATCCGCATCTTCACCGGCGAGACCGAGATTTCGCCGGCCTCGGTGAACTGGAACTCGGACGAGGGCACGCGCTACCGCTACCGCCAGGATTCGGGTGCCGATTTCAACTCGATGGGCATCGTGCGCATCAACATCCCGAACCCGCACGGCGTGTTCATGCACGACACCAATTCGAAGGGTGTCTACGGCGACGATTTCCGATTCATCTCGTCGGGCTGCGTCCGCGTTCAGAACGTGCGCGAGTACATCACCTGGCTCCTCAAGGACACGCCCGGCTGGGGCCGCGATCAGGTCGAGCAGGCGATCGAGAGCGGCAAGCGCGTCGACGCGACCCTGAGCACCCCGGTGCCGGTCTACTGGACCTACATCACCGCCTGGGCGACCCCGGACGGCCTCGTGCAGTTCCGCGACGACATCTACAAGCGCGACGGCGTCAACGTCCCCTCGACACTGTCCGGCCCGACCCCAGTCGCGAGTGCCGAACCGGTCCAGACCTTCGAGCCGGGCGACGAAGAGAACTAG
- a CDS encoding DUF58 domain-containing protein, with translation MIATRVLDATQRNPGRHETEGALSLAERMPRLILESRRVSSTLAHGLHGRRRAGQGESFWQFRPFVAGEAAARVDWRRSARDDRLYVREREWEATHNIWFWIDRSASMGFSSSLGQGPKVERALVLGLAVADALVEGGERAGLLGLTRATASRRIVETMAHALVADKAGLEQDMPPRAAPGRFDEAILIGDFLSPLGDLREAVGSLAGSGTRGHLVMVVDPVEETFPFAGQAVLHDPETRQSLDIGDAAAWGAAYRTRIAAHRDGLAEIARAQGWTLTIHRTDRPASEAALRLLTLVAAARGTG, from the coding sequence ATGATCGCGACCCGGGTTCTCGACGCGACCCAGCGCAATCCTGGCCGACACGAGACTGAAGGTGCGCTCTCCCTCGCCGAACGGATGCCGCGACTGATCCTCGAATCGCGCCGCGTCTCCTCGACCCTCGCCCATGGCCTTCATGGCCGCCGCCGGGCGGGGCAGGGGGAGAGCTTCTGGCAGTTCCGGCCCTTCGTCGCGGGCGAGGCCGCGGCGCGGGTCGATTGGCGCCGCTCGGCCCGCGACGACCGGCTCTACGTCCGGGAGCGTGAATGGGAGGCGACCCACAACATCTGGTTCTGGATCGACCGTTCCGCTTCCATGGGGTTCTCATCGAGCCTCGGGCAGGGGCCGAAGGTGGAACGCGCGCTCGTGCTCGGCCTCGCCGTGGCCGATGCCCTGGTCGAGGGCGGCGAGCGGGCAGGACTCCTCGGTCTCACCCGCGCCACCGCCTCCCGCCGCATCGTCGAGACCATGGCCCACGCCCTCGTGGCGGACAAAGCCGGGCTCGAACAAGACATGCCGCCGCGCGCCGCGCCGGGGCGTTTCGACGAGGCCATCCTCATCGGCGATTTCCTCTCGCCGCTCGGCGACCTCCGCGAGGCGGTGGGCTCCCTCGCCGGGTCCGGCACGCGCGGTCATCTCGTCATGGTGGTCGACCCGGTGGAGGAGACCTTCCCCTTCGCCGGTCAGGCCGTCCTGCACGATCCCGAGACCCGGCAGAGCCTCGATATCGGTGACGCGGCGGCCTGGGGGGCCGCCTACCGCACGCGCATCGCCGCCCACCGCGACGGCCTCGCCGAGATCGCACGCGCCCAGGGCTGGACATTGACGATCCACCGCACCGATCGGCCGGCGAGCGAGGCGGCGCTTCGCCTCCTCACCCTGGTCGCCGCCGCGCGCGGCACGGGTTGA
- a CDS encoding riboflavin synthase yields the protein MFTGLVSDVGSVLGVEGDDRLRRIRIRSSYDSATIALGASIACSGPCLTAVAIEPAKDGCIFSVDAAAETLARTNVGNWVEGTRLNLERSLKIGDELGGHLVTGHVDGVAEIVARESVTGGTGDPQWAPSDRFVLRAPSSVSRFIAEKGSVCLDGTSLTVNAVDGDLFSVLLIPHTLAVTTWGERRMGDRLNIEVDLIARYAARLFENRPV from the coding sequence ATGTTCACCGGCCTCGTCAGCGATGTGGGATCGGTCCTCGGCGTCGAGGGAGACGACCGCCTGCGCCGCATCCGCATCCGTTCGTCCTACGATTCCGCCACCATCGCGCTCGGCGCCTCCATCGCCTGTTCCGGCCCCTGCCTCACCGCCGTGGCGATCGAGCCCGCGAAGGACGGCTGCATCTTCTCCGTCGATGCCGCCGCCGAGACCCTCGCCCGCACCAATGTCGGCAATTGGGTCGAGGGCACGCGGCTGAACCTCGAACGCTCGCTCAAGATCGGCGACGAACTCGGCGGCCATCTCGTCACCGGGCATGTGGACGGCGTCGCGGAGATCGTCGCCCGCGAGAGCGTGACGGGCGGGACCGGCGATCCGCAATGGGCGCCGAGCGACCGCTTCGTCCTGCGCGCACCGTCGTCGGTGTCCCGCTTCATCGCGGAGAAGGGGTCGGTCTGCCTCGACGGCACCTCGCTCACCGTGAACGCGGTCGACGGCGATCTGTTCTCGGTCCTGCTCATTCCCCACACTCTGGCCGTGACCACCTGGGGCGAGCGGCGCATGGGCGACCGGCTCAACATCGAGGTCGACCTGATCGCCCGCTATGCGGCCCGCCTTTTCGAGAACCGCCCCGTCTGA
- the ribH gene encoding 6,7-dimethyl-8-ribityllumazine synthase: MVSTPPAARSAAPANVKGARVLVVEARYYDDIADELLAGAQGALDAAEAEGVVVTVPGALEIPSAIAILVEEAARAGQPYDAAVALGCVIRGETGHYDIVAGESARALMDLSVMGRLPLGNGILTVETMEQALARARVSEMNKGAGAAEAALSVLALKRAAAAAPVGED; this comes from the coding sequence ATGGTTTCGACCCCACCCGCCGCCCGATCGGCCGCTCCCGCGAACGTCAAGGGCGCGCGCGTCCTCGTGGTGGAAGCCCGCTATTACGACGACATCGCCGATGAACTCCTTGCCGGCGCCCAGGGGGCGCTCGATGCGGCGGAGGCCGAAGGCGTCGTGGTGACGGTGCCCGGCGCCCTCGAAATTCCGTCGGCCATCGCCATCCTCGTGGAGGAGGCGGCCCGGGCCGGCCAGCCCTACGATGCCGCCGTCGCCCTCGGTTGCGTCATTCGCGGCGAGACGGGCCATTACGACATCGTCGCCGGCGAGAGCGCGCGTGCGCTCATGGACCTGTCCGTCATGGGGCGCCTGCCGCTCGGCAACGGCATCCTGACGGTGGAGACGATGGAGCAGGCCCTTGCCCGTGCCCGCGTCTCCGAGATGAACAAGGGCGCCGGCGCCGCGGAGGCGGCTCTGTCCGTCCTGGCGCTGAAACGCGCCGCAGCCGCCGCGCCGGTGGGAGAGGACTGA
- the nrdR gene encoding transcriptional regulator NrdR, whose amino-acid sequence MRCPYCGGPDTQVKDSRPSDDSAAIRRRRVCPDCGGRFTTFERVQLRELTVLKRSGKRVPFDRDKLQRSIDVALRKRPVEPERIERLVSGITRQLESGGEAEIASEAIGELVMEGLKGLDDVAYVRFASVYKNFREASDFKALLGTLGDTSEVAPSLADHDPPGDDALDDAPPSDALPAKAPAKRAARVRS is encoded by the coding sequence ATGAGGTGTCCCTATTGCGGCGGCCCCGACACGCAGGTGAAGGATTCCCGCCCCAGCGATGATTCGGCGGCGATCCGGCGGCGGCGGGTCTGCCCGGATTGCGGCGGTCGCTTCACGACGTTCGAGCGGGTTCAGCTGCGGGAACTCACGGTGCTCAAGCGCTCGGGCAAGCGCGTGCCGTTCGACCGCGACAAGCTCCAGCGTTCCATCGACGTGGCGTTGCGCAAGCGCCCGGTGGAGCCGGAGCGGATCGAGCGTCTGGTCAGCGGGATCACGCGGCAATTGGAGAGCGGCGGCGAGGCCGAGATCGCCAGCGAGGCGATCGGCGAATTGGTGATGGAGGGGCTCAAGGGCCTCGACGACGTCGCCTACGTGCGCTTCGCCTCGGTCTACAAGAATTTTCGCGAGGCCAGCGACTTCAAGGCCCTGCTCGGCACCCTCGGGGACACGTCCGAGGTCGCACCGTCGCTCGCCGACCACGATCCGCCGGGTGACGACGCGCTCGACGACGCCCCGCCGAGTGACGCCTTGCCCGCGAAGGCACCGGCGAAGCGCGCGGCACGGGTGCGATCATGA
- the glyA gene encoding serine hydroxymethyltransferase: MSAGTASDKHFSNSFFNASLADADPEVAKAVGQELGRQQHEIELIASENIVSKAVLEAQGSVLTNKYAEGYPGRRYYGGCEFVDIAENLAIERAKRLFGCGFANVQPNSGSQANQGVFMALMQPGDTFLGLDLAAGGHLTHGAPPNVSGKWFKPVSYTVRRDDQRIDMEQVEALAHEHKPKVIIAGGSGYPRHWDFAKFREIADAVGAYFFVDMAHFAGLVAAGVHPSPFPHAHVATTTTHKTLRGPRGGMILTNDEALAKKFNSAIFPGLQGGPLMHVIAGKAVAFGEALKPEFKIYAKQVIENAKALADTLMSGGYDITSGGTDNHLMLVDLQKKGLTGKAAEAALSRAHITCNKNGVPFDTQKPTITSGIRLGTPAGTSRGFGVAEFKQIGGFIVEVLDGLVAKGEGGDPAIEAAVKDKVHALTHRFPIYG; encoded by the coding sequence ATGAGCGCCGGCACCGCAAGCGACAAGCATTTTTCGAACTCCTTCTTCAATGCATCCCTGGCCGACGCCGACCCGGAAGTCGCCAAGGCCGTCGGTCAGGAACTCGGCCGGCAGCAGCACGAGATCGAGCTGATCGCGTCGGAGAACATCGTCTCCAAGGCCGTGCTCGAAGCTCAGGGTTCGGTGCTCACCAACAAGTATGCCGAAGGCTATCCGGGCCGCCGCTACTATGGCGGCTGTGAGTTCGTCGACATCGCCGAGAACCTCGCCATCGAGCGCGCCAAGCGCCTGTTCGGTTGCGGCTTCGCCAACGTGCAGCCGAACTCCGGCAGCCAGGCGAACCAGGGCGTGTTCATGGCCCTCATGCAGCCGGGCGATACCTTCCTCGGTCTCGACCTCGCCGCTGGCGGCCACCTCACCCACGGCGCCCCGCCGAACGTGTCCGGCAAGTGGTTCAAGCCCGTCTCCTACACCGTGCGCCGCGACGATCAGCGCATCGACATGGAGCAGGTCGAGGCCCTCGCCCACGAGCATAAGCCCAAGGTCATCATCGCCGGCGGCTCGGGCTACCCGCGTCATTGGGACTTCGCGAAGTTCCGCGAGATCGCCGACGCGGTCGGAGCCTACTTCTTCGTCGACATGGCCCATTTCGCGGGTCTCGTCGCGGCCGGCGTCCACCCGTCGCCGTTCCCGCACGCCCATGTCGCCACCACCACGACGCACAAGACCCTGCGCGGCCCGCGCGGCGGCATGATCCTGACGAACGACGAGGCGCTGGCCAAGAAGTTCAACTCGGCGATCTTCCCCGGTCTCCAGGGCGGTCCGCTCATGCACGTCATCGCCGGCAAGGCCGTGGCCTTCGGTGAGGCGCTGAAGCCCGAGTTCAAGATCTACGCAAAGCAGGTCATCGAGAACGCCAAGGCGCTGGCCGACACCCTGATGTCGGGCGGCTACGACATCACCTCCGGCGGCACCGACAACCACCTGATGCTGGTCGACCTGCAGAAGAAGGGCCTCACCGGCAAGGCGGCGGAAGCCGCGCTGTCGCGCGCCCACATCACCTGCAACAAGAACGGCGTGCCGTTCGATACGCAGAAGCCCACCATCACCTCGGGCATCCGCCTCGGCACCCCGGCCGGAACCTCGCGCGGCTTCGGCGTCGCCGAATTCAAGCAGATCGGCGGCTTCATCGTCGAGGTGCTCGACGGTCTGGTGGCCAAGGGTGAAGGCGGCGATCCGGCGATCGAGGCTGCGGTGAAGGACAAGGTCCACGCCCTGACCCACCGTTTCCCTATCTACGGCTGA